In Malania oleifera isolate guangnan ecotype guangnan chromosome 8, ASM2987363v1, whole genome shotgun sequence, a single window of DNA contains:
- the LOC131163021 gene encoding uncharacterized protein LOC131163021 isoform X1 encodes MRPAVLPSPSSLAPTVQSPPKIPISKQLFPKLQRNQHQPQPSPFRIKISRRDAALLSFFALVPPPPATAFTIGISGPKDWLREQKKKASKFLFAPIDASRESLRTAYRLLTPSGSDDSNRDMGEVLRLLRSAARDCVMQERNLFVAFQASTGVEVCTFRLIVKNASSLLANNDPAKLEAEAMLDDLVRSLTTLNNVANEADVQLVSSREKVVDALVSAISSFDKFEQGVQGCLEA; translated from the exons ATGAGACCCGCAGTGCTCCCCTCCCCGTCATCTCTCGCACCCACTGTGCAATCCCCGCCAAAGATCCCTATTTCAAAGCAGCTCTTCCCTAAACTTCAACGCAATCAACACCAACCTCAACCTTCTCCGTTTCGAATCAAGATCTCTCGCCGCGACGCTGCCCTACTCTCTTTTTTCGCGCTCGTGCCTCCTCCTCCTGCAACCGCCTTCACCATTGGCATTT CGGGACCGAAGGATTGGCTGAGAGAACAAAAGAAGAAAGCCTCGAAGTTCCTCTTCGCTCCTATCGATGCCTCCCGCGAAAGCCTTCGCACTGCGTATCGCTTGCTAa CGCCGAGCGGTTCTGACGATTCGAACAGGGACATGGGGGAAGTTCTGAGGCTGCTTAGATCTGCTGCTAGGGATTGCGTTATGCAAGAGAGGAACTTGTTCGTTGCGTTTCAAGCTAGTACAGGAGTTGAG GTTTGTACATTCAGACTGATTGTGAAGAATGCATCTTCATTGCTCGCCAATAATGACCCTGCAAAGTTGGAAGCTGAAGCTATGCTAGATGATCTTGTAAG ATCTTTAACCACCCTTAACAATGTAGCAAATGAAGCTGATGTTCAACTTGTTTCTAGCAG AGAGAAAGTGGTAGATGCACTTGTGAGTGCCATATCTTCCTTTGATAAGTTTGAGCAGGGTGTCCAGGGTTGCCTAGAAGCTTGA
- the LOC131163021 gene encoding uncharacterized protein LOC131163021 isoform X2, with translation MRPAVLPSPSSLAPTVQSPPKIPISKQLFPKLQRNQHQPQPSPFRIKISRRDAALLSFFALVPPPPATAFTIGISGPKDWLREQKKKASKFLFAPIDASRESLRTAYRLLTPSGSDDSNRDMGEVLRLLRSAARDCVMQERNLFVAFQASTGVEVCTFRLIVKNASSLLANNDPAKLEAEAMLDDLIFNHP, from the exons ATGAGACCCGCAGTGCTCCCCTCCCCGTCATCTCTCGCACCCACTGTGCAATCCCCGCCAAAGATCCCTATTTCAAAGCAGCTCTTCCCTAAACTTCAACGCAATCAACACCAACCTCAACCTTCTCCGTTTCGAATCAAGATCTCTCGCCGCGACGCTGCCCTACTCTCTTTTTTCGCGCTCGTGCCTCCTCCTCCTGCAACCGCCTTCACCATTGGCATTT CGGGACCGAAGGATTGGCTGAGAGAACAAAAGAAGAAAGCCTCGAAGTTCCTCTTCGCTCCTATCGATGCCTCCCGCGAAAGCCTTCGCACTGCGTATCGCTTGCTAa CGCCGAGCGGTTCTGACGATTCGAACAGGGACATGGGGGAAGTTCTGAGGCTGCTTAGATCTGCTGCTAGGGATTGCGTTATGCAAGAGAGGAACTTGTTCGTTGCGTTTCAAGCTAGTACAGGAGTTGAG GTTTGTACATTCAGACTGATTGTGAAGAATGCATCTTCATTGCTCGCCAATAATGACCCTGCAAAGTTGGAAGCTGAAGCTATGCTAGATGATCTT ATCTTTAACCACCCTTAA